The following proteins are encoded in a genomic region of Reichenbachiella sp.:
- a CDS encoding TlpA disulfide reductase family protein, with translation MKKILKDWWFIIGLVCSIYFFGYAEVAGFFQRVILSTGIIQADVLDENEQYEADYDFKLLDEQGSVIDFSQFKGQTVFLNFWATWCPPCVAEMPDIHDLYKKMQGENVAFVLISRDENFDKAKNFIERKSYTFPIYKEASPLPSFFERRSIPSTFVISPEGKIIAMRIGMAKYDTEEFRTLLRDGSTYSIQP, from the coding sequence ATGAAAAAAATTCTCAAAGACTGGTGGTTCATCATTGGATTGGTTTGTTCGATTTATTTTTTCGGATACGCTGAGGTGGCTGGTTTCTTTCAGCGTGTGATTCTATCTACGGGAATTATTCAAGCAGATGTATTAGATGAAAATGAGCAGTATGAAGCTGACTACGATTTTAAACTCTTGGATGAACAGGGCAGTGTTATTGACTTTAGTCAATTCAAGGGACAGACTGTCTTCCTCAATTTTTGGGCTACCTGGTGTCCTCCCTGTGTTGCTGAGATGCCAGACATACATGATTTATACAAAAAAATGCAAGGAGAAAATGTGGCTTTTGTACTGATCAGTCGGGATGAAAATTTTGACAAAGCCAAAAATTTCATCGAAAGGAAGTCCTATACCTTTCCCATTTACAAAGAAGCTTCTCCGCTACCTTCTTTCTTCGAAAGGCGGAGTATCCCATCTACCTTCGTGATTTCTCCCGAAGGGAAAATCATAGCCATGCGAATAGGTATGGCAAAATATGATACCGAAGAGTTTAGAACGTTGCTACGCGATGGCTCAACTTACTCTATTCAACCGTAA